One window of Bacteroidota bacterium genomic DNA carries:
- a CDS encoding DUF151 domain-containing protein — MNKIRLKIVGLSTSQSQSGAYALILGEVDGRRRLPIIIGGFEAQAIAIELEKMKPTRPLTHDLFKTFAKQFGISIKEVIINKFYEGVFYAKLICELEGKEAEIDSRTSDAVAIALRFHCPIFTVESVMASAAIIMDDENAKAKQEKAEDVIGEMEYTSMTINELKELLEQAISNEEYERASQIRDEIKRRKIRE, encoded by the coding sequence ATGAATAAGATCAGGCTGAAGATAGTGGGTTTATCCACAAGCCAATCACAGAGCGGAGCTTATGCATTGATACTGGGAGAGGTGGATGGTCGCAGGCGCCTGCCCATTATCATTGGAGGTTTTGAGGCTCAGGCAATAGCCATTGAACTGGAAAAAATGAAACCTACACGGCCTCTGACACATGACCTTTTTAAAACCTTCGCAAAGCAATTCGGTATCAGTATTAAAGAAGTAATCATTAATAAGTTCTATGAAGGGGTGTTTTATGCCAAGTTAATATGTGAGCTGGAAGGCAAGGAAGCAGAAATTGACTCGCGCACATCTGATGCGGTAGCCATAGCATTAAGATTTCATTGCCCGATTTTTACTGTTGAGAGCGTGATGGCTTCAGCTGCAATAATCATGGATGATGAGAATGCGAAAGCCAAACAAGAGAAAGCTGAAGATGTAATAGGTGAGATGGAGTATACCTCAATGACGATTAATGAACTGAAGGAACTGCTTGAACAAGCCATATCCAATGAAGAATATGAAAGAGCTTCGCAGATCAGAGATGAGATAAAAAGAAGAAAAATCCGGGAATAA